The sequence below is a genomic window from Dyadobacter chenwenxiniae.
CAACTCCGTCTTCCGGCTTCTCAACAATGGTAAAAAAGTTGATAAAACCGGTGGTGGACATCACGTCCTGGATTTCTTCCGAAACCCCCACAAGCACCACTTTACCTTCCTGCGACCTGATATTCCGGTAAACCATCAGCAACACACGCAGCCCGGCGCTGGACATGAAACCTACGTCGGTGAGGTCAATCGCGATGTTTTTGCTTTTGTCCATGGCCACCTTTGCATTTCTTTCAAATTCGGGTGCCGTTTTGCTGTCTATGTCGCCGGAGACCGCAACCACCGTAATTTCCTCCTGATCCGTAATGGTAACTTTCATCTGAATAGTTTCTAAATATGGTTCAAATTACTTGGCCGAACTGATCTGTACTTTCACGCGGATACGTTCCTCTGTTTCAGGAAGTTTCACGGTAAGTGCATAGGCATCGAAATCTGTATAAGGCTGATCGTCAATGAAAACCTCGCTGATATACACGCTTCCGGGAGGCAGGATATCCGGCGAAACACGCAGAATGTTGTCCTTCCAGCCGTTTGGATAAGGCTTAAAGTAGAAATAAGTTGGCTGCTTGGTGATCAGCAAATTGATATAAACTGCTGACAGATAGCATAGTTCTGTGCTGTGATATGCACTCATGGAGTGGCTTCCTTTGAAACGCTCTGTTCCCAAAAGATACGGCATACCATTGCCCAACACATTGAAATACACACCGCCATCGTCATTATCCAGGAAGAATGCATTGTAGAATGCTGCCGCCTCACGCGCTTGTTTTTCGTATTCTTTATCTCCCAAAACCCCGTACATGATCAGGTAAGCAAGAATTGCCTGCTCCTGCTGCCACCACGCCTTGCGGTCATGCCATACAAATTGGTGCTTGTCGCCTGTCTTCTGAACGCGTTCAACCACGTCATACCAGCCGCCACGCTGTTGATCAGAACCAGCCGCAGGCATCAATTCAGCAATTTTTTTGGCAAATGCCAGATATTCTTCTTTTGGAGTCAGCGATTGCTGACGGATCAGGTTCCATGCGATTTTCAGGTTGTGCCCTACTACTGCACGGTTTTGCTGCCATCCCCATGTTTGGTCTTTGCTCCAATCTTCGAAAAATTTCTCCTGAACAAACGGACTGTTTTCGTAGTCTGGGAAATATTTGGTAATGGTGTCAAAAGTGTATTCCAAGAAATCAGCGTGCTTTTGCTCGCCGCTTGCCAGCCAGAGGTTGATCAGGTAAGCAGGCGCGTGGTCACCCACGGAGTTCCAGTTTTTGCGGGCTTTGTTATGAGCCAAAGATTCCTCGTGCGCATCCAATGTGATCGGGTGCAAGTGGGAGTAGTAACCTACGCCATTTGGATCTTTGAAATATTTTTCAAACAGATCAATGGTTTTGTCAATGTCGTCGCGGATGCGCTGATCGCCCGTGATGCGGTAGGTTTGCGTCGGGCCTGCGAGGGCGTAGATCTGCTCATACATAGGAAGCGAATCCAGGTCGTCACCAAATTCCGAAGTCAGCAATTTGGTTTCTTTCTGGCCTTCCACTTTCAAGCCGTGATACCAGTAAACGAGGTCATCATCTTGGTCAAAAAAGCGCATGTGGTCGCGCAGATATTCTGTTCCAAGCTCTGCCCCTTCCAGGAATTCGTCTTTTCCGGTCAACAGATATGCGGATGCAAATCCGTAAACCATTCTGGAAATTGTGTCTGTTTCCTGCAAGTAATCTCCTTTTTTGGAACCTCCCAAATGGAGCATTGTGCGATAATTTTTGTAGTTGATCTCCTCTTTCGGATAATCAAACTGCCATTTCAGATAGCTGGAAGCAATAGAACTGATCTGCGTGATCCAGTAATTCTGCTCCTCGTGGCGATAAGCTTTTGGCTCCTTACCCGGGAAAATCAATTGCTGCGCTTCAAATGTGCTTTCGTCCGCGCCTGCATTGGGATAAAATGTTCCGTAAGCGAAAACATATTGTCCATTTGTCGACAAAAACGGTGCGATATCGCCTGGATCCTGCCAACCTTCTGTCAGGTTCTGCACGCCGCGCGCATAGGTGGAAGCGATCAGATTGATCTTGAAAGGACGCTTGTCCGACGTCTCCACAGTAAACCAGCGTTCCTCTGCATTATATCCCGTGATATAACCCGCAATGGTATCCGAAAAAGTGAAATTAATATTCATGCGTTAGTTGGTAAAGGTGTTTGAGAGTTTATTAAGCCAGATCTTCCTGATCCCGATAGCCCTGGGTGATTTCAATAATGTTTCCTTCGGGGTCTTTGAGCCATACGGTTTTCCAGCCTTCGATTACGTCGTCGAAATGCAATGGGCCGAGGGTGATGACGGCGTCTTCTCCCATGCTTTCCACTTTGGCATCGATGTCGTCCACGGAGAATGCAATGTGCCTTAAACCAGGATAATGCGGGCCGTCTGCTTCGGACATCGGGTAAGGGCGGTCTTCTTCGGGCGGGAAGATTTCGAAGTAAATGTTGTCATCGTTTTTAAGGAAAACCAGCTCGGCGTCGTCGCCCAGACTGATGACCCTTGCCCTGCGGAACCCAAAATATTTAGAATAAAAATCCTCGAACTTCGCGAGGTTTTTAACTGTAAGTGCCAGGTGGAAAAATGTCGCGCTCATATTAGTTAGGGTTAGCTGCTGACAATGTTTCAATGATCTTTTTGGCAAACAAATGCGCATGCCCGCCAGAGCGTCCGGTGATCAAGTCGCCGTCCACAACCACATCTTCATTGGTATAAATGGCTCCATATGCCTTTGCGTCACCGATCAGGTTATTGTGGCAAACCAATTTGCGGCCGCGAACGAGCTCGGTTGCAGGTGCAGTAAGCCATAATCCGTGACAGATAATACCTTTCAAAATGCCTGGTTCAGCAAAAACGCGTTTCAGGAATTCGGTTGCAGGCGGAATTTTCTCCACGTCCTCGGTGTAACGCAGCCGGTCCGAAACCATGCCCGAAGGCACGATAATGGCGTCGTAAGTGCGCAGCTCCTCGTCGCTCATGTTCTCGAACGATTCCCAGCAATCCATCGGCGCACGATATTCGTGGCCCAGAAAGGTGAGTTTATCCTGTCCCCATAACCTTGTCAGAAAATGCAGCTCAGCGCCTTCTTCGGGAAAGCGGAATTTGTAGTAGAAAATTTCATTCTCAAAATAATCGGCTTCCAAGAGCACACCGATCTTTTTATCTGCCAGTTTCATGGTGAAAGGGTTTAGGAGGTTCTATTTAGTTAGGCTAATGTTCCGTCGGGATGCTGGACCATTCCTGCGAAGTGAATGGCAATTTTTCCGTCTTGCAGCACCCAGCTGTCAGCAAAACGCATTTCACTTTTCTCGCCACCAACCGTCATCGTGATCTGTTCGGTGATCATTAATGTTTCCGGATCTTCGGTTTCGGCCCAGAACACAATGTCTGTTTCCAGTCCGTCGATGCCCAAAATGCCTTGCATATGCTCGTTCACCTGGTCGCGGCCTTTGTAAATAACGGGCGACTTGGAAAAGCTGCTGATCAACGTCGCATCGTCTGTATACTGGTCAAGCAGCGCGTCGATGTTTTTGTCAAGAATATGCTGAATGTGTTCTTTGTACATTCTGCCCAGCTTGGTATCCGGTACGTTTTTCATATTTTGGTTTAATAAAGATGGGTTAATAACCTGATTTAGAGTGTCGCTGACCCTTCGTGATATTCCAGGCCGTCGACAATGTATTTGGTAATGACCACCTTTCCAGCGTCCGTCAATTTTACTTCCCAGGTTTGAAAAGCATCACATTTGATGCGTTTGCTGAATGGTTCGGGAGCATTCCATACGCTGGCTTCCCATTGGACCACCACTTTTACCACCGCAGTATCGCCGTTGATGACGGGCTCAACGACCTTAACCGTATGAACTTCGTCGAAAAAGATCCGGATCACGCGCTGAAACCAGCCTTCAAATCCTGCATATCCGTAAACTGTTGCTTCCGGGAATACCATTTCGAGTTCGGCATCCGCAAGCAGCGGCAAAACTTCAACCATCGGGACGTGGACATCCAGCTTTTTATACCAGTCAAGAGCCAGTTCTTTTATTGCTTCCTGCGTTAGCATTGTATTTTATATTTTAGGTTAATTATAATTCAATCAATGGTTTAGACTATTTCAAATTGGCAGCACTGTCCGCTGCAAGGATCATATCAGCTGCTTTTTCGCCGATCATAAAGCAGGCTGCAACCGTATTTCCGCTGGTAACCGCTGGCATAACCGAGGCGTCGGCAATTCTGAGGTTCTGAATGCCATGCACTCGTAATCCAGCGTCAACAACGGCCATTTTATCAATGCCCATTTTACAGGTTCCGGCTGGATGCCAGATCGTTGTGCTCTGGCTTCTGACGAATGCTTCGATGTCAGCTTCCACACCAGGGACCATTTCACCGCCATTCAGCTCCAAAAACTTAGGTGTGTTAGCAAGCTTTCTCACCAGTTCAACAGCCTTCGAAAGCACTGTTATATCTGACGCTTTTTCCAGATAATTGGGATTAATAACCGGCATGTCGGCCGGATTTTTAGATCTCAACATTACTTTTCCACGGCTTTCAGGCTGAACCAGAATGGGCAAGAAAATACAAACCGGGCCGCCCAGATCCGGCAAAACCGGTGCTAATGGCTCTGGCAGGCTTGGTGTAAAGTTGATTTGCAAATCCACCACACTTCCGTCATTTTTTGTATTGACAAACAGCACATTACCCGTAAGCAATGTTGTATTTGACATTGGAATTTTTGACCGGAAAATCATCGGCAGCTGCAAATGATCCTGCAAGTTTTTCCCTACGCCAGGCAGATCTTCGATCACTGCTATGCCAAGCTCCTGCAATTCAGCAGCCGGCCCGATTCCCGACAATAGCAGCAGCTTGGGAGAACCCAGTGCGCCTGCTGAAATGATGATCTCTTTATCGGCAAAAGCTTCTACCAGCAAACCATCACGAGAGATAAACTCCACGCCGGTCGCCTTTTTATTTTCAATTAAAACTCTGGAAACCAGTGCGCCGGTAACGATTGTCAAGTTTTTCCTGTCAGCAATTGAGTGCAGGAAAGCGGATGCACCGCTGTCTCGGTGACCATTTTCATCAATGTGAAATTGCAACAGTCCAGCCCCATTTTCCTGCCGGGCACCATTGTAATCCCAATTCGGGCCATCGTAACCCAGCTGCGTTGCGCCTACCAGAAAATGCTCCGAGCGCATGACTTCATCCGGGCAGTCACGAATGCTTAATGCTCCGCCCGTTGCGTGATAATCCGAAGCGCCATTTTCGTAGTTTTCCGATTTTTTAAAATAAGGCAAAACAGCTTCATAACCCCATCCCTGGGCACCCATTGCTTCCCATTTATCGAAGTTGGCCGGGTTACCGCGGACGTACATCATGGCGTTGATCGAAGTACTGCCTCCCAGCACTTTGCCTTGGTTAATCGTGATGGAGCGGCCATTCAAACCAGCTTGTTCGGTGGTTTGTAATTGCCAGTCCATATCCGATCCCCAGAGGCTTACAAAGCCTCCCGGATCCTGAATTGCAGCTTCCCGGTCGTTTTTTCCGGCTTCAATGAGCAGCACTTTCGTGTCCGGGTTGGCGCTCAGGCGATTGGCCAGCACGCTCCCGGCCGCCCCGGCGCCAACAATAATGTAATCAAATCTCATGTTGACCATTTTAAAAATGGAGGAGGGTTTTCAGCGTTTATGGTTATTGCGAGCAATTCACTTTCACCCAGTCCGACTTGTGGTTGCCTTCCAGCACCAGATCGATCAAAAAGGGCTTATCGTCGGCCAGCATTCTTTCGATAGCCGGCAAAATTTCTTCTACTTTTTCAACCCTCACCGCTTCTACCCCCATGGATTTTGCCAAAAGGTCGAACCGGATTGCGGGATAGGAAAGGTCAAATGGCAGCGGATGATCGTGTTTCGGAATTTCGCGTTCCTGCCAGTATTGGTCAATGTTGAGTTGCAGTAATTTATAAGAGCCATTGTTGCAGACCACAAATTTGGCTCCCGTATTATGCCGCACCGCTGACCATAATGTCTGGATGGTGTACATGCTGCCGCCGTCACCGGAAAAACCGATTACAGTCTTTTCAGGATTGGCTATTTTGGCACCGATTGCTCCTGGAAATCCTACACCAAGCGAACCGCCGCGCGTGAAAAAATATTGTTTTGCGAGCTTAGGCGGAAGGTAACGGCTTACTGCCGCTGAACTCGTCAATGCTTCGTCGAAAATGATGGTTTCATCCTGATTCAGCTGCTCGGCCAGCACTTTGGTAAATTGCGCCATATTCAGCGGCGATCTGCCTTTCAGTTTGTCGTCCGCTTCTTTTTCAGCTAAGATTTTATCGTTCTTGGCATTACCGATATCCGCTATACGTTGTTGTGCTTTTGCCGTCTGTTCAGGCGTCACCAACGCTTCAATTGTCTGAGCAAGAGCAGCAAGCGAAAGTTTCGGATCGCTCACAACACCCAGGTCAACGCGGTGGTTCTTTGCAATCTCATAAGCATTGAGATCGAAATGGATCACTTTGGCGTCCGGTGCGTAAATCTCTCCCAGCTCTGGAAAAACCTCAGGCATCATATAAGTGCCCACAATGAGGTTCGCATCGCCCTTTGTCGTAATCGGGTGGCTGAAAGATCCAAACATGTGGCCCGTCGTTCCCTGATACAACGGATGCGTGTTGTCCATGACGAGATCCCCGAATTCGACACCATAGACTTCCGCGCCTAAAAGCTCGGCAACGTGTGTAAGCTCCGGGATCGCATCTGAATACGCAATGCCGTCACCGACGAAAATTATCGGCTTTTCAGCTGCCAGCAACATTTCCGCTGACTGCGTGATCAGTTCCGGCGCAGGGGCAACCCGCGTGGAAGGAATGCAGCTTGGAAATACGGGCTCATCGTTGATCTCATCGAGAACATCCATGGGCAGGCAAACATAAACCGGCCCCATAGGAGGCGTAGATGCGATTTTTACTGCCCGGCGTAACGTCCGTAACAGTGATTTTGAAGACGTGGCCATAGTTGAATACTTGGTCACCGGCGCCATCATGGCCACCAGGTCATTCGCCATTTGCGCATCCATATTCATGTATTGCACACCCGCATCCGACCCGATCACCACCAGCGGCGCATGACCTCTTTTGGCCTGATACACAGCGCCCACCGCATTACCAATGCCGGGGGAGCTGTGCAACTGTACCAATGTTGGTTTCTGCGTGGCGCGGGCGTAACCGTCGCCCATCATGACCGCAATTGTTTCCTGCAAGGTGAGGATGTATTTCATCTCGGGATACTCGGCCAGGGCGTCAAGGAAACCTTGCTCCACCGTGCCGGGATTGCCGAACATGTAATCCATGCCATCCGCAAGGAATTGCTCAATGATCTTCTGATTCCCGGTTTTACCAGCCATAACGTGTGAGGCCTTTGTCCAAAACGTTCACAAACTGCTCTCCGAATTCGAAGGAACATTGCAATGAACGGCCTGTAATAAATGGATAGTCAACGATTACGGAAGTTTCTTTACCAAAATTTCCATGATATTGTCCTTCTGGTCCAACGGCGTCGGAAAGAATGTATTCCAGCACATATGGCGGTGGCCCCATGTTCAGATCGGTGTGCAGGAAGCCGGTTCCGTCGTGGTAATCGTACTCAATGCAATGCCCTGTTACGTGTTTTCCTTTGATGATGGAATTACGTTCGTTGAAATCCCTTGCAAAAACAAGTGGCGCAACGCCGTAGCAGATCCCGGCAACAGGCATTTGTTTTTTGTAAAAAGCAAGAATTACATCATGGACGCGCTGGTTGTTCACCATGTCAATGATCGGGCCGCTGCCGCCTACCAGGAAAACTGCGTCGTATTCTTCGGTCAGCTTGTCCTGTGCAATTTTGAGGTCGCTATAATATTTTTCGAATGCGCGAAGAAAGTCTGGTGTGGAGAAGTAAGGACGCTGCGGGATCACTTCCGACAGGTTCATTGTTTTTTCCAAACGGTTTGTTGCTTCAAAAGCATTCACTTTGTCAGCGGCGAGCTGCGTCGTAACGCACACGCCAAGAGGAGGATCTACGTAAGTTGTATCATAGCTCGGAGGCAATGCTTCGGCCTTTTTTCCGTTGGGTGTAATGAAATCAACGGTGTAACCGGCTTCTTCCAGTTTTTCGAGCGGCCCTACCAGCTCAATGCCCCAATATCCGTATTCCGATAAAATGGCGAGTACTTTTTTAGACATAAAATTCGGGTTTGAATAATTTTAAAAAATATCGAGGAGAGTTTACGAATGCGTTATTAATGAGCGGCGGCTCCTGGAGGAGGAGGCACAACGCCTAATTGCTGCAAAAGGCCAAGTTCATCCACATTAGCCCAGCGCTCGGCGATTTTTCCGTCTTTCATTCGGGCTGTGGTTGTGCCTGTCAATGTGATGGATTTTCCGGATGGCGGCATGCCCATTACGCCGCCTGTATCGGTGCCGTTGAGTCTCCATCTGTGCACCACTTTATCGGCTACATATCTCTGATCTTCAATGCTCAGCTTTGCATCCGGCATAGCTCCGCGGAACATGCCCACGATCCCTTTGAAACTGGCCGAACCGGGCTCAGAAACTGTTTTACCGCCCACCTGTGAATGGTCTATCGCATCGGACGCCAGTAAGTCTTCGCGCACAACACCTGTATTCCAGGCTGTTTCAAAGAATTCTACGCAAATCGCATTGTTTTGTTCTGCTGTAAGTGACATGGTTTTTGTTTTTTAAGGGTTAATTTTGGCTGTCGGCGGTCGGCGGTCAGCTTTCGGCTGTCGGCGGTATGCTGATAGCCGATGGCCGAAAGCCGAAAGCCCTCTATGTTACCGTATAAGGTCTCCCGCCTAAAAAGGCTTCTACTATTTCTGCTGTATTCACGTGGTTTTGGATCGAGGCCACTTTTCCGTCTTCATTCACGACTACAATGTGCACGACGCTGGTGTGAAACGGGATTCCGGTTGCTTTTGAAACGCCCGGCTCGTCAATGAGAACAGCCGCCACATTATCCTGATAAATCATCCTAACCGCCTTGAAATGGTCAAAACGCATGGTTTCAATGATTTGCTTCGCCGACTCCACGGCTGCAATCGGCCCTATGCGCTCGCCCGACCAGGCGATAATGTCGCGCGGCCCGAACATATGCCAGACAACGTTTGGCGCAAATGCCTTCCGAACATCTTCTGATTTCAGTCCCTGCAATGCGGCATACATGGCCCTTGCGGACTTTACGGTTGCGGGCGCAGTGTCGAAAACCGTTTCATCAAACACAATGCTGTCCGTTGTTCGCGGTGATGTAACCGATTTATTGGTATAATGTGCTGTTCCATTAATGCTTGCGTTAACCGTGAACGGCCTTCCGCCCTGCAATGCTTCAATAATTGGAAAAGTGTCGCGGTAACATTGTAATTGGCTGATCTGGCCGTTTTTAATTATGATCCAATGGACAACGCCCCCAGAAAATGCATGTCCTGATTTTGTTTCACCGCTTCCTTCCATCACCACAGCAACTGTATTCCCCTGCGCTATAAACCGGGTTGGATTCAGTTTTTCAAAAGCCAATCCTTCTTTTTGTAATCTGAAAAATTGACTTACTCCTGCTTTCCCTTCCCAAGCGCCTGACCAGGGAATCAAATCCTGCGGCCCGCCCATTTCCCATAAAACATCGTCCGCTAGAAATGATAGAACTTGCTCTATATTATTCTCCTGCAATGCTTTATAAAATTTTTTCAAAAACGGAACCGGATCCAGATCAATCGCATTGACATTTTCCAGCGAAGCCAGAATCATGAATGAATCTGCGAGCCTGATCAATGTGTCTTGTCCGTCCTGCTCAAAAACCAGGTCTTTTCTGGAAAGCTCAGGCTCATCAATGACCAGCACATCCTTGTCCGGATCGAAACTTGTAATGATTGTGGGCTTTACCGGAAGCTGCCCGCCTCTGTTAACATCATGACGGACAACTGCTCTTTCCATTTTATTGAATCACTTTCAATTGTTGCAACAAACCCAGACTGTCCTGGGCAACCCACATCTCAACGATCTTCCCGTCTTCAATGCGGAATATGTCAATGCCTTGATCCTGAACCCTTATGCTGGTGGTTTCCCTTCCGAGAAAGTTGCCCGTGTTGGTTGCTTCGTAAGACCAGCGGCTGACCACTTTATCCCCTTCCGCGAGTTCGTCGTGCAATGTGAAATGCACGTCCGGGAATGCGATCAAGGCTGTTTCGAACCATTTTCTCAATGTGGGTGGCTGATGGGACTGTCCGGGAGGAAAATGAAATATCACATCTTCGACAGCGATTTCGTCCAGGACCTCCACATTCTTTTCATTCCAGAAATCGAACCAGTATCGGCGTACTATTGCTTTATTTTCTTCTGATATCATGATGGGATCGCTCCTAGTTGCTGCATCAGTCCGAAATCGTTTTCATTCACATGAACCGAAAGGATCTTACCATTTTTGATTGTAAAAATGTCGATTCCGTAGTCTTTCACGTGGTTACCCGTTGGCGCCGCGCCGAGGAATTCTCCCTGATGCGTTCCTTCAATGTTCCAGCGTGTTGCTACTTTATTGCCTTCGGCCGTCTGGCGCATGATGTTGAATTTGATATCAGGAAATGCGTTGCGCAGATAAATTACGAAGTTCCTGAATGCCGTATATCCGGCGATTGGCTCAGGTTGTGTAGGGATAATGAATGCGAATTCAGGATCCAGGATTTCTTCAATCACTTCCAGTTTGCCCTGGCTCATGATCTCCTCAAAATACCGTGTTGCCAATGTCTGGTTGTACTCCGGATCAGTTGTATCCTCTTTGGCTTCGGAAGGTAAAATACCCAATTGAAGCAGCAGGCCAAGCGTATCTTCGTGACCAACAGACTCGACGATCTTGCCATCTTTAATGGTATGCCAGGTCATTCCGTCCACTTCAAAAGATTTGCCTGTTGCCTCTACATTGCCTTTAACTGTCAGCAAAGGGCCGCCTGTGTGCGTGCCGCCGCCTTTCCAACGTGTAACTACCCAGTCACCGCCTGCAACCATTTCATGCGGGTTAAGATAAAAGTCAGGGAAAGAATCGTGGAGCATGCGAACCAATCCGATAAATCCGTCCGGGCCGTGAAATGGTTCAGGGTGAGTAGGCAATGTAAAAACGAAATCATCCGACAAGATCTCATGAGCGACCTGCTCATTCTTGCCATTCATAATTTGATAGAAATATCGTCGGGAAAGTACTTTATTAGCGTTCATGTTTTTTAGTTAAACAGTTAGAAGGGTTTAAATTTGAAACCAGATTGATCAGGGAAACAGAACATAATTTCGCCTCTTTGTCCCTTTTCTTCTATAAATATCCCCATAACTGCTGCGGGACGATTCAAATTTTAATTGAAACTGAAAAAAGTAAAGGTGAACCTGTTGATTCCCGACTTCAAACCGTCGACGTAAGAATGAGATTTTGACGGCCGTTTTTTTTATATCTATTTAGGTTGGCATGGTAGTATTCTTTCTACTTTAATTTGTATAATTGCAACCCAATATCCACCTCATGCGAACCGCATACATTAAGCAGCCGACCACGTATTACCCTTTAAATTACATGCACTTGTAAATCAGGCCGGTAACCAACTGCCGCCATGAGATTCCCGACGCATTTCCACCTGCCGGAATGTGCTCTGTCTGATCAGCATATACACTCTTAGTAACTCATAAAACGTTTATCAAAATGAAACCCTTAAACCTCCTTATCGTTGCAATTCAAAAAGAATATCTTGCACTACTCGAAGACTCGCTGGGTTACGCAGGCTATAAGTTCAGCATCCGGCAAGTTGCTTCCAAACAATCGGCCATTGAGGCTTTTTACGAATCCAAATACGACTTACTGATCTCCAACTGCCTGCTTCCTGACGGCAAGATCACCGACCTGGCTAACGTGCTCGGGAGTCAGCTTCCTTGCCTGGTGATGACAGAGGGACATTGCCCTGTAACGGCGGAAAGAGTGCTTGCGGTAACGGAAACGAGCTATTATATTAATTGTTCCAATAAACTGGGCTGGATTCCCGCGCTGGAAAACACACTTGCGAAATGGAAAAACAACGCACGAAAAAAGATTGCCCAGCATAACCAGAACCATGAATCACTTTATAAAAAGGTCCTGGCGCGTTGCGAAGATGAGATCGCTGCAAATTCGCTTTCTAATGCATTCTCATTGCTGCTGGAAGTGATGGACCTCAGCAGAATATATTTCTATACCAAAAACCAGCCTGCAACCGGTGATGCGCACGACCTGACCTTGAAAATAGAAGTTACTGCACCCGGCGTGCCTGCCAAACATACCGGAAAGACCATTAAAATTCCCGGTTTCAATCGTTGGAATGCTTTATTTAATGCCAAAAAGCCTGTTTTGGAGCCTTCATCCAACAAGAGCGGAGCAGAAGTTCAGTGGTTTAGTCAGCAGGATGCCCAATCCATGATGGCGGTTCCGGTGCAGGGTAACGCGGGCTGGACCGGCTTTATAGCGCTCGACGACACATTAAACAACCGGGAATGGACGCAGGCCGAGATTGCCCTTATTGAGTCTGTGGCTTCATTGATCCAGAAAACGAACTCAACCTCAGGCAAAACTTCAAGAAATAGCAAATTCCTGACAAGCCTGGCATGAACCCCGACTTGAATTACCGGAACGGGATGTCATTAGGTTGGCGTCTCTGTTTCATCCTTAGCTTGTTTGCCACAATTCCGCGTCTCATTTTTATCTGGACTTCCATGTTTGACCAGGATAATGTTGGCGCGGGCATATTGGATATTTGCATCCAGTTCATCATAAGTTTTGAATTTTCGTGGATCTTCGTATACATCTGCCTGCAAAACACCTATAATGTGCCCAGCTGGTTCAACAGCCAGAAAACATGGGTCCAGATAGTGCTGCTAATCGTCCTCTTCCTGTCTATAAACGAGCTCCTTTTCCAGCTGAAACTGGCATTGGACGATGACAATTCGGATATGCTGATTTTCAGGGTTGTATATT
It includes:
- a CDS encoding STAS domain-containing protein — its product is MKVTITDQEEITVVAVSGDIDSKTAPEFERNAKVAMDKSKNIAIDLTDVGFMSSAGLRVLLMVYRNIRSQEGKVVLVGVSEEIQDVMSTTGFINFFTIVEKPEDGVAFLKQD
- a CDS encoding AGE family epimerase/isomerase, which encodes MNINFTFSDTIAGYITGYNAEERWFTVETSDKRPFKINLIASTYARGVQNLTEGWQDPGDIAPFLSTNGQYVFAYGTFYPNAGADESTFEAQQLIFPGKEPKAYRHEEQNYWITQISSIASSYLKWQFDYPKEEINYKNYRTMLHLGGSKKGDYLQETDTISRMVYGFASAYLLTGKDEFLEGAELGTEYLRDHMRFFDQDDDLVYWYHGLKVEGQKETKLLTSEFGDDLDSLPMYEQIYALAGPTQTYRITGDQRIRDDIDKTIDLFEKYFKDPNGVGYYSHLHPITLDAHEESLAHNKARKNWNSVGDHAPAYLINLWLASGEQKHADFLEYTFDTITKYFPDYENSPFVQEKFFEDWSKDQTWGWQQNRAVVGHNLKIAWNLIRQQSLTPKEEYLAFAKKIAELMPAAGSDQQRGGWYDVVERVQKTGDKHQFVWHDRKAWWQQEQAILAYLIMYGVLGDKEYEKQAREAAAFYNAFFLDNDDGGVYFNVLGNGMPYLLGTERFKGSHSMSAYHSTELCYLSAVYINLLITKQPTYFYFKPYPNGWKDNILRVSPDILPPGSVYISEVFIDDQPYTDFDAYALTVKLPETEERIRVKVQISSAK
- a CDS encoding VOC family protein: MSATFFHLALTVKNLAKFEDFYSKYFGFRRARVISLGDDAELVFLKNDDNIYFEIFPPEEDRPYPMSEADGPHYPGLRHIAFSVDDIDAKVESMGEDAVITLGPLHFDDVIEGWKTVWLKDPEGNIIEITQGYRDQEDLA
- a CDS encoding DJ-1/PfpI family protein, encoding MKLADKKIGVLLEADYFENEIFYYKFRFPEEGAELHFLTRLWGQDKLTFLGHEYRAPMDCWESFENMSDEELRTYDAIIVPSGMVSDRLRYTEDVEKIPPATEFLKRVFAEPGILKGIICHGLWLTAPATELVRGRKLVCHNNLIGDAKAYGAIYTNEDVVVDGDLITGRSGGHAHLFAKKIIETLSAANPN
- a CDS encoding nuclear transport factor 2 family protein — its product is MKNVPDTKLGRMYKEHIQHILDKNIDALLDQYTDDATLISSFSKSPVIYKGRDQVNEHMQGILGIDGLETDIVFWAETEDPETLMITEQITMTVGGEKSEMRFADSWVLQDGKIAIHFAGMVQHPDGTLA
- a CDS encoding GMC family oxidoreductase, whose product is MRFDYIIVGAGAAGSVLANRLSANPDTKVLLIEAGKNDREAAIQDPGGFVSLWGSDMDWQLQTTEQAGLNGRSITINQGKVLGGSTSINAMMYVRGNPANFDKWEAMGAQGWGYEAVLPYFKKSENYENGASDYHATGGALSIRDCPDEVMRSEHFLVGATQLGYDGPNWDYNGARQENGAGLLQFHIDENGHRDSGASAFLHSIADRKNLTIVTGALVSRVLIENKKATGVEFISRDGLLVEAFADKEIIISAGALGSPKLLLLSGIGPAAELQELGIAVIEDLPGVGKNLQDHLQLPMIFRSKIPMSNTTLLTGNVLFVNTKNDGSVVDLQINFTPSLPEPLAPVLPDLGGPVCIFLPILVQPESRGKVMLRSKNPADMPVINPNYLEKASDITVLSKAVELVRKLANTPKFLELNGGEMVPGVEADIEAFVRSQSTTIWHPAGTCKMGIDKMAVVDAGLRVHGIQNLRIADASVMPAVTSGNTVAACFMIGEKAADMILAADSAANLK
- a CDS encoding thiamine pyrophosphate-binding protein — encoded protein: MAGKTGNQKIIEQFLADGMDYMFGNPGTVEQGFLDALAEYPEMKYILTLQETIAVMMGDGYARATQKPTLVQLHSSPGIGNAVGAVYQAKRGHAPLVVIGSDAGVQYMNMDAQMANDLVAMMAPVTKYSTMATSSKSLLRTLRRAVKIASTPPMGPVYVCLPMDVLDEINDEPVFPSCIPSTRVAPAPELITQSAEMLLAAEKPIIFVGDGIAYSDAIPELTHVAELLGAEVYGVEFGDLVMDNTHPLYQGTTGHMFGSFSHPITTKGDANLIVGTYMMPEVFPELGEIYAPDAKVIHFDLNAYEIAKNHRVDLGVVSDPKLSLAALAQTIEALVTPEQTAKAQQRIADIGNAKNDKILAEKEADDKLKGRSPLNMAQFTKVLAEQLNQDETIIFDEALTSSAAVSRYLPPKLAKQYFFTRGGSLGVGFPGAIGAKIANPEKTVIGFSGDGGSMYTIQTLWSAVRHNTGAKFVVCNNGSYKLLQLNIDQYWQEREIPKHDHPLPFDLSYPAIRFDLLAKSMGVEAVRVEKVEEILPAIERMLADDKPFLIDLVLEGNHKSDWVKVNCSQ
- a CDS encoding type 1 glutamine amidotransferase domain-containing protein translates to MSKKVLAILSEYGYWGIELVGPLEKLEEAGYTVDFITPNGKKAEALPPSYDTTYVDPPLGVCVTTQLAADKVNAFEATNRLEKTMNLSEVIPQRPYFSTPDFLRAFEKYYSDLKIAQDKLTEEYDAVFLVGGSGPIIDMVNNQRVHDVILAFYKKQMPVAGICYGVAPLVFARDFNERNSIIKGKHVTGHCIEYDYHDGTGFLHTDLNMGPPPYVLEYILSDAVGPEGQYHGNFGKETSVIVDYPFITGRSLQCSFEFGEQFVNVLDKGLTRYGW